One window of the Balaenoptera ricei isolate mBalRic1 chromosome X, mBalRic1.hap2, whole genome shotgun sequence genome contains the following:
- the KCNE5 gene encoding potassium voltage-gated channel subfamily E regulatory beta subunit 5, with the protein MNCSESQRLRTLLSRLLLELHHRGNASGLGAGPGPSMGMGVVPDPFVGREVTSAKGNDAYLYILLIMIFYACLAGGLILAYTRSRKLVEAKDEPSQACAQHEWLPGGAPAAADAETAAGSPAEDRRQLAPAGLPAPALARGAEGV; encoded by the coding sequence ATGAACTGCAGCGAGAGCCAGCGGCTGCGGACCCTGCTGAGCCGCCTGCTGCTGGAGCTGCACCACCGGGGCAACGCCAGCGGCCTGGGCGCCGGCCCCGGCCCGAGCATGGGCATGGGGGTCGTGCCCGACCCCTTCGTGGGCCGCGAGGTGACCAGCGCCAAGGGCAACGACGCCTATCTCTACATCCTGCTCATCATGATCTTCTACGCCTGCCTGGCCGGAGGCCTCATCCTGGCCTACACCCGCTCCCGCAAGCTCGTCGAGGCCAAGGACGAGCCGTCCCAGGCTTGCGCCCAGCACGAGTGGCTCCCGGGCGGTGCCCCGGCCGCCGCAGACGCTGAGACAGCCGCCGGATCGCCCGCCGAGGACCGCCGCCAGCTCGCCCCCGCCGGGCTGCCCGCCCCGGCCCTCGCCCGGGGCGCCGAGGGGGTCTAG